Proteins co-encoded in one Daphnia carinata strain CSIRO-1 chromosome 3, CSIRO_AGI_Dcar_HiC_V3, whole genome shotgun sequence genomic window:
- the LOC130685375 gene encoding uncharacterized protein LOC130685375 isoform X2 — MIQLVSQQRENNDTTAAASSVLYHYAPPLPLKLFTAPRSHQLTRQRPPLSTGPEADSQSGPYKAVPAPKPLANPPPYRQPPPPANSSSPVLAAARPHLHHNDPSVVASAAATAAASTASSSESNPKSASHGLLAHSSKFPIERELVVTTGDKIAEVGRIERIGLESKTSSENKSPDTESSNMQTIVTQSAWNEERRTVTQGRHGEVIAGAPHHAGHHYPDGFDHVSGSEELHRPASYMPMHIHYTGWRQENNYVPMNFDGRVQQQQQQQQPQQQQHMHQHQPQQPFGLTGNNGSVSLGDHSLSFDSQHTGPASLRDPFAPTSHSNSSHMTQYEIQVDSERADRPSNVTVAPWNNQGSDTSTFDRLRDTCNKMFLRDGPLRGSSQFALSPTLPRAMERLTIDQRNGVEPSTMANPNNESSIAHSHVPSDKTQKEEVDTTAGNNKNGSMRKKLTGKTYHHIKDMFTTKFNKSSKSKLNGTENNAGAGQDNANSSAANTAAAVAAAAAAAEAIVTEHGMGTQQNGTSGHLGRQPDPVHSINQRIKSQLVGQSNSNHTVNNNNAQQVWGSYGRQSARMEASINESDASALAKLTLSPTPNGTESLAPTQSPYSLRHKPSVTFRMDLNNECQYSGGDNSSSSAAASAVAGTTEPASRYQSRSGQGQVVLYDDTMHFPQHQQPTKEGPSKNSYADHDSSLSSIASAGQGMKNRSVFGYSDYDVPQKSVSLSSPMMNEGGSSSGHQSAGSSSDLDKRSGQSVSTTDSGLGVLTDPSGQRSRVSCQQNYQLDTSTEAEMFGGRTGQLNHSSSDWADAADREVNNVMEMRSYQSKNSQQGLQSATPPLPPLSPDASPKPTPKLQQKFNNSKPDLLEPTNGHSPMVQRVKPTTPAKPTANSHRVSAGIESQTKLGHHAKRRGDESKSSLASKSFSSAKLRSSKSTGALHPLTALQEALDLGDITSTTTGLDLDADSDSSSSHSDDDLSTTMDMNDSRTIRRQLEGLESMYSEVLKALHKKSSRSGPSDYKLSKRRMYGSVSSLPSSVCSRPVYRDRRRNEERRRPKESKSSNKRFQRLESHVVTLARSVAHLSSEMRTQHIMIQEMETIRSEIAQLRAHPLRMGSGNPYNTGASFKLPRGYRVDRDTCWQGAVPALTDPSRVKKLTSFFGDEPPLLRIFLKKLGYEVILKITFQNQICLQYLSGVVISLELFDDYCY; from the exons ATGATCCAG TTGGTGAGTCAGCAGCGAGAGAATAATGACACGACCGCAGCTGCCTCTTCCGTCCTCTACCACTACGCCCCGCCGTTGcctttgaaattgtttaccgCTCCCCGCAGTCATCAGTTGACTCGACAGAGACCGCCACTGTCTACTGGACCTG AAGCGGATAGCCAGTCGGGACCGTACAAAGCCGTTCCAGCGCCGAAGCCGCTAGCCAATCCGCCTCCGTATCGTCAACCGCCGCCGCCAGCCAATTCATCATCGCCCGTGCTGGCCGCCGCACGGCCTCATTTGCATCACAACGATCCGTCCGTTGTTGCTTCTGCCGCTGCCACAGCCGCCGCCAGCACCGCAAGTTCGTCCGAGTCGAATCCAAAGAGCGCCAGTCACGGTCTCTTGGCGCACTCCTCTAAGTTTCCG atTGAACGCGAACTGGTAGTCACTACTGGAGATAAGATTGCCGAGGTAGGACGCATTGAACGCATCGGACTCGAGTCTAAAACGTCGTCTGAGAACAAAAGTCCAGATACAGAATCCTCCAACATGCAAACTATTGTGACGCAATCAGCCTGGAACGAGGAAAGACGCACG GTCACGCAGGGACGGCACGGTGAAGTTATAGCTGGAGCACCCCACCACGCCGGCCATCATTACCCGGATGGGTTCGATCATGTCTCTGGCTCCGAGGAATTGCATCGACCCGCTTCCTATATG CCGATGCATATCCATTATACGGGATGGCGCCAGGAGAACAACTATGTTCCCATGAATTTTGACGGTCGCgtccaacagcagcaacagcaacagcagccgcaacaacagcagcacaTGCACCAGCACCAGCCGCAGCAACCGTTCGGTCTGACCGGCAATAATGGCAGCGTCAGCTTGGGTGATCATTCTCTCAGCTTTGACTCGCAGCACACGGGGCCAGCAAGCCTACGCGACCCTTTCGCTCCCACCTCTCATTCCAATTCCTCCCACATGACTCAGTACGAAATTCAAGTGGACAGTGAGCGAGCTGATAGGCCCAG CAATGTCACAGTAGCGCCATGGAATAATCAAGGCAGCGATACGTCGACATTCGACCGCCTTCGTGACACCTGCAACAAAATGTTCTTAAGGGATGGTCCCCTTCGTGGATCCTCTCAATTTGCTCTATCGCCTACGTTGCCTCGG GCAATGGAACGACTGACCATCGATCAGAGAAACGGTGTGGAGCCTAGCACCATGGCCAACCCTAATAACGAGTCGTCGATCGCTCACTCACACGTCCCATCGGACAAGACACAGAAAGAAGAAGTGGACACTACAGCCGGCAACAATAAGAACGGATCCATGCGCAAGAAACTAACCGGCAAAACCTATCACCATATCAAAGACATGTTCACCACCAAGTTCAACAAATCGTCAAAGAGTAAACTGAACGGAACAGAGAATAATGCGGGTGCGGGACAGGATAATGCAAACAGCTCGGCTGCCAATACGGCCGCCGCCGTGGCGGCCGCTGCAGCCGCGGCCGAAGCCATTGTTACCGAACACGGAATGGGGACGCAGCAGAACGGCACTTCTGGTCACCTTGGTAGGCAGCCTGACCCAGTCCACTCAATCAATCAGCGCATCAAAAGTCAACTGGTTGGCCAAAGTAACAGCAATCACACCGTCAACAATAACAACGCACAACAAGTGTGGGGAAGTTACGGCCGCCAATCGGCCAGAATGGAAGCATCCATCAATGAAAGCGATGCCAGCGCATTGGCTAAACTAACGCTGAGTCCCACTCCTAATGGTACCGAATCTCTCGCGCCGACTCAAAGTCCTTACAGCTTACGACATAAGCCATCCGTCACGTTCCGCATGGATTTGAATAACGAGTGTCAGTACAGTGGTGGAGACAATTCATCTTCTTCGGCGGCTGCTTCGGCTGTTGCCGGCACGACTGAACCGGCGTCTCGGTACCAATCGAGGAGTGGTCAGGGCCAGGTGGTTCTTTACGACGACACAATGCATTTCCCGCAGCATCAACAGCCTACGAAAGAAGGACCGTCGAAAAATTCGTACGCTGACCATGACTCCTCACTATCCAGCATTGCATCAGCCGGCCAAGGCATGAAGAATCGCTCAGTGTTCGGCTACAGCGACTATGACGTTCCACAGAAATCCGTTTCGCTCAGTTCCCCCATGATGAATGAAGGCGGTTCATCGAGTGGCCATCAGTCGGCCGGTAGCTCTTCAGACTTGGACAAGCGAAGTGGGCAATCGGTGAGCACCACAGATTCGGGCCTGGGTGTTTTAACCGATCCTTCGGGTCAGCGCAGCCGCGTCAGCTGCCAACAAAATTACCAGCTGGATACGAGCACGGAAGCAGAGATGTTCGGTGGACGGACAGGCCAGCTGAATCATTCTTCATCAGACTGGGCTGACGCAGCCGATCGCGAAGTGAACAACGTAATGGAGATGAGAAGCTACCAGTCAAAGAACTCACAGCAAGGGCTCCAATCGGCTACACCACCTCTACCTCCCCTGTCGCCCGATGCTTCTCCAAAGCCGACACCCAAATTGCAGCAAAAGTTCAATAACAGTAAGCCCGATTTACTCGAACCCACCAATGGCCACAGTCCGATGGTGCAGCGCGTCAAACCTACAACACCGGCAAAACCTACGGCCAATTCTCACCGTGTAAGCGCAGGCATCGAAAGCCAAACAAAGCTGGGACATCATGCAAAACGACGTGGTGATGAAAGCAAGAGTTCCTTGGCATCGAAATCGTTTTCCTCCGCTAAACTTAGGAGTTCCAAATCCACTg GCGCATTACATCCTCTAACGGCTCTACAAGAAGCTCTCGATCTCGGAGACATCACGTCCACCACAACAGGCCTCGACTTAGACGCCGATTCTGACTCGAGCTCGTCGCACAGCGACGATGATCTGAGTACAACGATGGACATGAACGATTCCAGGACGATCCGTCGTCAGTTGGAAGGACTGGAATCCATGTATTCAGAG GTTTTGAAAGCCTTGCACAAAAAATCGTCTCGATCAGGACCGTCAGACTACAAGCTGTCCAAGCGAAGAATGTATGGTAGCGTTTCTTCCTTGCCCAGCTCCGTCTGCAGCCGACCCGTTTATCGAGATCGCCGGAGGAACGAAGAGCGCCGCCGTCCAAAAGAGTCCAAG TCTTCAAACAAAAGGTTTCAACGTTTGGAATCACACGTAGTGACACTGGCTCGAAGTGTGGCCCATCTCTCGTCAGAAATGCGAACCCAACACATAATGATCCAG GAAATGGAGACCATTCGAAGTGAAATTGCCCAACTGCGAGCTCATCCCCTAAGGATGGGTTCTGGAAATCCGTACAATACTGGCGCTAGTTTTAAATTGCCCAGAGGTTATCGTGTAGATCGCGACACTTGCTGGCAAGGTGCCGTCCCTGCCCTGACTGATCCTTCACGGGTTAAGAAGCTAACCAGCTTCTTTGGCGACGAGCCACCACTCTTGAGGATATTCCTCAAGAAACTTGGCTACGAGGTAATCCTTAAAATtacttttcaaaatcaaatttgcttgCAATACTTATCAGGTGTAGTAATCTCACTCGAATTATTTGATGATTATTGCtattaa
- the LOC130685375 gene encoding uncharacterized protein LOC130685375 isoform X1, with the protein MLTKMVNMNNNQLVSQQRENNDTTAAASSVLYHYAPPLPLKLFTAPRSHQLTRQRPPLSTGPEADSQSGPYKAVPAPKPLANPPPYRQPPPPANSSSPVLAAARPHLHHNDPSVVASAAATAAASTASSSESNPKSASHGLLAHSSKFPIERELVVTTGDKIAEVGRIERIGLESKTSSENKSPDTESSNMQTIVTQSAWNEERRTVTQGRHGEVIAGAPHHAGHHYPDGFDHVSGSEELHRPASYMPMHIHYTGWRQENNYVPMNFDGRVQQQQQQQQPQQQQHMHQHQPQQPFGLTGNNGSVSLGDHSLSFDSQHTGPASLRDPFAPTSHSNSSHMTQYEIQVDSERADRPSNVTVAPWNNQGSDTSTFDRLRDTCNKMFLRDGPLRGSSQFALSPTLPRAMERLTIDQRNGVEPSTMANPNNESSIAHSHVPSDKTQKEEVDTTAGNNKNGSMRKKLTGKTYHHIKDMFTTKFNKSSKSKLNGTENNAGAGQDNANSSAANTAAAVAAAAAAAEAIVTEHGMGTQQNGTSGHLGRQPDPVHSINQRIKSQLVGQSNSNHTVNNNNAQQVWGSYGRQSARMEASINESDASALAKLTLSPTPNGTESLAPTQSPYSLRHKPSVTFRMDLNNECQYSGGDNSSSSAAASAVAGTTEPASRYQSRSGQGQVVLYDDTMHFPQHQQPTKEGPSKNSYADHDSSLSSIASAGQGMKNRSVFGYSDYDVPQKSVSLSSPMMNEGGSSSGHQSAGSSSDLDKRSGQSVSTTDSGLGVLTDPSGQRSRVSCQQNYQLDTSTEAEMFGGRTGQLNHSSSDWADAADREVNNVMEMRSYQSKNSQQGLQSATPPLPPLSPDASPKPTPKLQQKFNNSKPDLLEPTNGHSPMVQRVKPTTPAKPTANSHRVSAGIESQTKLGHHAKRRGDESKSSLASKSFSSAKLRSSKSTGALHPLTALQEALDLGDITSTTTGLDLDADSDSSSSHSDDDLSTTMDMNDSRTIRRQLEGLESMYSEVLKALHKKSSRSGPSDYKLSKRRMYGSVSSLPSSVCSRPVYRDRRRNEERRRPKESKSSNKRFQRLESHVVTLARSVAHLSSEMRTQHIMIQEMETIRSEIAQLRAHPLRMGSGNPYNTGASFKLPRGYRVDRDTCWQGAVPALTDPSRVKKLTSFFGDEPPLLRIFLKKLGYEVILKITFQNQICLQYLSGVVISLELFDDYCY; encoded by the exons TTGGTGAGTCAGCAGCGAGAGAATAATGACACGACCGCAGCTGCCTCTTCCGTCCTCTACCACTACGCCCCGCCGTTGcctttgaaattgtttaccgCTCCCCGCAGTCATCAGTTGACTCGACAGAGACCGCCACTGTCTACTGGACCTG AAGCGGATAGCCAGTCGGGACCGTACAAAGCCGTTCCAGCGCCGAAGCCGCTAGCCAATCCGCCTCCGTATCGTCAACCGCCGCCGCCAGCCAATTCATCATCGCCCGTGCTGGCCGCCGCACGGCCTCATTTGCATCACAACGATCCGTCCGTTGTTGCTTCTGCCGCTGCCACAGCCGCCGCCAGCACCGCAAGTTCGTCCGAGTCGAATCCAAAGAGCGCCAGTCACGGTCTCTTGGCGCACTCCTCTAAGTTTCCG atTGAACGCGAACTGGTAGTCACTACTGGAGATAAGATTGCCGAGGTAGGACGCATTGAACGCATCGGACTCGAGTCTAAAACGTCGTCTGAGAACAAAAGTCCAGATACAGAATCCTCCAACATGCAAACTATTGTGACGCAATCAGCCTGGAACGAGGAAAGACGCACG GTCACGCAGGGACGGCACGGTGAAGTTATAGCTGGAGCACCCCACCACGCCGGCCATCATTACCCGGATGGGTTCGATCATGTCTCTGGCTCCGAGGAATTGCATCGACCCGCTTCCTATATG CCGATGCATATCCATTATACGGGATGGCGCCAGGAGAACAACTATGTTCCCATGAATTTTGACGGTCGCgtccaacagcagcaacagcaacagcagccgcaacaacagcagcacaTGCACCAGCACCAGCCGCAGCAACCGTTCGGTCTGACCGGCAATAATGGCAGCGTCAGCTTGGGTGATCATTCTCTCAGCTTTGACTCGCAGCACACGGGGCCAGCAAGCCTACGCGACCCTTTCGCTCCCACCTCTCATTCCAATTCCTCCCACATGACTCAGTACGAAATTCAAGTGGACAGTGAGCGAGCTGATAGGCCCAG CAATGTCACAGTAGCGCCATGGAATAATCAAGGCAGCGATACGTCGACATTCGACCGCCTTCGTGACACCTGCAACAAAATGTTCTTAAGGGATGGTCCCCTTCGTGGATCCTCTCAATTTGCTCTATCGCCTACGTTGCCTCGG GCAATGGAACGACTGACCATCGATCAGAGAAACGGTGTGGAGCCTAGCACCATGGCCAACCCTAATAACGAGTCGTCGATCGCTCACTCACACGTCCCATCGGACAAGACACAGAAAGAAGAAGTGGACACTACAGCCGGCAACAATAAGAACGGATCCATGCGCAAGAAACTAACCGGCAAAACCTATCACCATATCAAAGACATGTTCACCACCAAGTTCAACAAATCGTCAAAGAGTAAACTGAACGGAACAGAGAATAATGCGGGTGCGGGACAGGATAATGCAAACAGCTCGGCTGCCAATACGGCCGCCGCCGTGGCGGCCGCTGCAGCCGCGGCCGAAGCCATTGTTACCGAACACGGAATGGGGACGCAGCAGAACGGCACTTCTGGTCACCTTGGTAGGCAGCCTGACCCAGTCCACTCAATCAATCAGCGCATCAAAAGTCAACTGGTTGGCCAAAGTAACAGCAATCACACCGTCAACAATAACAACGCACAACAAGTGTGGGGAAGTTACGGCCGCCAATCGGCCAGAATGGAAGCATCCATCAATGAAAGCGATGCCAGCGCATTGGCTAAACTAACGCTGAGTCCCACTCCTAATGGTACCGAATCTCTCGCGCCGACTCAAAGTCCTTACAGCTTACGACATAAGCCATCCGTCACGTTCCGCATGGATTTGAATAACGAGTGTCAGTACAGTGGTGGAGACAATTCATCTTCTTCGGCGGCTGCTTCGGCTGTTGCCGGCACGACTGAACCGGCGTCTCGGTACCAATCGAGGAGTGGTCAGGGCCAGGTGGTTCTTTACGACGACACAATGCATTTCCCGCAGCATCAACAGCCTACGAAAGAAGGACCGTCGAAAAATTCGTACGCTGACCATGACTCCTCACTATCCAGCATTGCATCAGCCGGCCAAGGCATGAAGAATCGCTCAGTGTTCGGCTACAGCGACTATGACGTTCCACAGAAATCCGTTTCGCTCAGTTCCCCCATGATGAATGAAGGCGGTTCATCGAGTGGCCATCAGTCGGCCGGTAGCTCTTCAGACTTGGACAAGCGAAGTGGGCAATCGGTGAGCACCACAGATTCGGGCCTGGGTGTTTTAACCGATCCTTCGGGTCAGCGCAGCCGCGTCAGCTGCCAACAAAATTACCAGCTGGATACGAGCACGGAAGCAGAGATGTTCGGTGGACGGACAGGCCAGCTGAATCATTCTTCATCAGACTGGGCTGACGCAGCCGATCGCGAAGTGAACAACGTAATGGAGATGAGAAGCTACCAGTCAAAGAACTCACAGCAAGGGCTCCAATCGGCTACACCACCTCTACCTCCCCTGTCGCCCGATGCTTCTCCAAAGCCGACACCCAAATTGCAGCAAAAGTTCAATAACAGTAAGCCCGATTTACTCGAACCCACCAATGGCCACAGTCCGATGGTGCAGCGCGTCAAACCTACAACACCGGCAAAACCTACGGCCAATTCTCACCGTGTAAGCGCAGGCATCGAAAGCCAAACAAAGCTGGGACATCATGCAAAACGACGTGGTGATGAAAGCAAGAGTTCCTTGGCATCGAAATCGTTTTCCTCCGCTAAACTTAGGAGTTCCAAATCCACTg GCGCATTACATCCTCTAACGGCTCTACAAGAAGCTCTCGATCTCGGAGACATCACGTCCACCACAACAGGCCTCGACTTAGACGCCGATTCTGACTCGAGCTCGTCGCACAGCGACGATGATCTGAGTACAACGATGGACATGAACGATTCCAGGACGATCCGTCGTCAGTTGGAAGGACTGGAATCCATGTATTCAGAG GTTTTGAAAGCCTTGCACAAAAAATCGTCTCGATCAGGACCGTCAGACTACAAGCTGTCCAAGCGAAGAATGTATGGTAGCGTTTCTTCCTTGCCCAGCTCCGTCTGCAGCCGACCCGTTTATCGAGATCGCCGGAGGAACGAAGAGCGCCGCCGTCCAAAAGAGTCCAAG TCTTCAAACAAAAGGTTTCAACGTTTGGAATCACACGTAGTGACACTGGCTCGAAGTGTGGCCCATCTCTCGTCAGAAATGCGAACCCAACACATAATGATCCAG GAAATGGAGACCATTCGAAGTGAAATTGCCCAACTGCGAGCTCATCCCCTAAGGATGGGTTCTGGAAATCCGTACAATACTGGCGCTAGTTTTAAATTGCCCAGAGGTTATCGTGTAGATCGCGACACTTGCTGGCAAGGTGCCGTCCCTGCCCTGACTGATCCTTCACGGGTTAAGAAGCTAACCAGCTTCTTTGGCGACGAGCCACCACTCTTGAGGATATTCCTCAAGAAACTTGGCTACGAGGTAATCCTTAAAATtacttttcaaaatcaaatttgcttgCAATACTTATCAGGTGTAGTAATCTCACTCGAATTATTTGATGATTATTGCtattaa